A genomic window from Quercus lobata isolate SW786 chromosome 10, ValleyOak3.0 Primary Assembly, whole genome shotgun sequence includes:
- the LOC115965664 gene encoding L10-interacting MYB domain-containing protein-like: protein MGKNNTSNSKAKKTRAVWVDPSWTTTFCNLCVEEIEAGNKGIFAALSAKGWSNLVIKFRDETGLNYDKEQLKCRWDVLKADWRVWEKLKGVDTNLGWDAVKGTIDASDDWWDMKLKEVPKASKFRHKGLQNLQQLDRMFRDIAATGAELM, encoded by the exons ATGGGTAAAAACAACACTTCCAACTCCAAGGCAAAAAAAACAAGAGCAGTATGGGTAGATCCAAGTTGGACAACTACTTTTTGTAACCTTTGTGTGGAAGAGATTGAAGCTGGGAATAAGGGAATCTTTGCTGCCTTAAGTGCCAAAGGTTGGAGCAATTTGGTAATCAAATTTCGTGATGAGACTGGTCTAAACTATGATAAGGAACAATTAAAATGTAGGTGGGATGTATTAAAAGCAGATTGGAGAGTGTGGGAAAAATTGAAGGGTGTTGACACAAATTTAGGTTGGGATGCAGTGAAGGGAACAATTGATGCTAGTGATGATTGGTGGGACATGAAGTTGAAG GAAGTACCCAAAGCTTCAAAATTTCGACATAAAGGTCTACAGAATCTACAACAACTTGATAGAATGTTTAGGGATATTGCAGCAACTGGAGCAGAACTCatgtag
- the LOC115966086 gene encoding TMV resistance protein N-like isoform X3 — MATQTASSSSSSSSSWKYDVFLSFCGVDTRKTFTDHLYTALKQKGIITFRDDEKLERGKYISAELLKAIEESKYAIVVLSPNYASSRWCLIELAKIVGCMKVIGLTVLPVFFHLDPSDVRNQMGTLVEAFAKHEKDPKVSTEDVQAWKGALKEVGNISGWHLHDRHESIVIQEILKSIFTELNCKFSSTDSKDLVGIDSRVKEMLDPYLNEGLSSVRFVGICGMGGMGKTTLAEEIYKKISSNFETSIFIANIREETKNQCLFSLQKQLLSKILMESKINIWDVREGVNLLRNRLRNKKVLIVLDDVDREEQLEALAGKHDWYGLGSRIIVTSRDSHLLRRHGMDDIYIAKGLNDDEALELFSCRAFKKPHPEENYGDLSKDFVNYANGLPLALKVLGSALFGRRMDAWKSARDKLKAELDSNIMDILQINFDGLMDTQKELFLHIACFFKGEDVYCIRDILESFGYYPDYNIDVLMDKCLITINEMGTLWMHDLLQEMGQEIVRRESPKEPGGRSRLWLYDDILHVLKNNTGTEVVEGIVLKKPIHKEEQLNAKAFSKIKKLRLLKIGNVQAPQGLIRGNVQLLQGQIKATSNNCGKELCRI, encoded by the exons ATGGCCACTCAAACagcttcctcttcctcttcctcttcttcttcttggaaATATGATGTCTTCCTTAGTTTTTGCGGTGTTGACACCCGCAAGACTTTTACAGACCATCTCTATACTGCTTTGAAACAGAAAGGTATTATCACCTTTAGGGATGATGAGAAACTTGAGCGAGGAAAATATATTTCTGCAGAACTCTTGAAAGCAATAGAAGAGTCCAAGTATGCGATCGTTGTTCTCTCACCAAACTACGCTTCTTCAAGGTGGTGCTTGATTGAACTAGCAAAGATTGTTGGATGCATGAAGGTGATCGGGTTGACAGTTTTGCCAGTATTTTTCCATTTGGATCCCTCTGATGTACGGAACCAGATGGGAACTCTCGTTGAAGCCTTTgctaaacatgaaaaagatCCTAAGGTCAGCACTGAAGATGTACAAGCATGGAAAGGTGCTTTGAAAGAAGTGGGCAATATCTCCGGATGGCATTTACATGATAG ACATGAATCAATAGTTATCCAAGAAATTCTTAAAAGCATATTTACTGAATTGAATTGCAAATTCTCAAGTACTGATTCTAAGGACCTTGTTGGAATAGACTCCCGTGTGAAAGAAATGTTGGATCCATATTTGAATGAAGGGTTGAGTAGTGTTCGCTTTGTAGGGATTTGCGGGATGGGAGGAATGGGTAAAACAACTCTCGCAgaagaaatttataaaaaaatttctagtaaCTTTGAAACTAGCATCTTTATTGCTAATATTAGAGAAGAAACTAAAAATCAATGTCTATTTTCTTTACAGAAACAACTTCTTTCTAAAATCCTTATGGAAAGCAAGATAAACATATGGGATGTTCGTGAGGGAGTCAATCTTTTAAGGAACAGATTACGTAATAAGAaggttcttattgttcttgatgatgtggacAGAGAAGAACAACTAGAAGCATTAGCAGGGAAACATGATTGGTATGGTCTAGGGAGTAGAATTATTGTAACAAGTAGAGATAGCCATTTGTTGAGAAGACATGGAAtggatgatatatatatagctaaagGGTTGAATGATGATGAAGCTTTGGAGCTTTTTAGTTGTAGAGCTTTCAAGAAACCCCATCCTGAGGAAAATTATGGGGATTTGTCTAAGGATTTTGTGAATTATGCTAATGGCCTTCCTTTAGCACTTAAAGTATTAGGTTCTGCATTATTTGGTAGAAGAATGGATGCATGGAAGAGTGCTCGAGATAAACTAAAAGCAGAACTTGATAGCAACATTATGGATATActtcaaataaattttgatgggCTAATGGATACACAAAAGGAACTATTTTTacatattgcatgtttcttcaaAGGAGAGGATGTATATTGCATAAGAGATATACTAGAAAGTTTTGGTTACTATCCAGACTATAATATTGATGTTCTTATGGACAAATGTCTCATTACCATTAATGAAATGGGAACTTTGTGGATGCATGATTTGCTACAAGAAATGGGTCAAGAAATTGTTCGTCGTGAATCTCCTAAAGAGCCGGGTGGACGTAGTAGGTTGTGGCTGTATGACGATATCCTTCATGTGTTGAAGAATAATACA GGAACAGAGGTAGTTGAAGGCATAGTTCTAAAAAAACCTATTCATAAAGAGGAACAATTGAATGCTAAAGCCTtttcaaagataaaaaaattgagattgcttaaaattGGTAATGTGCAAGCTCCACAAGGCCTCATTAGAGGTAATGTGCAACTACTACAAGGCCAAATTAAAG CAACATCAAACAACTGTGGAAAGGAACTATG CAGAATTTAG
- the LOC115966086 gene encoding TMV resistance protein N-like isoform X2, whose translation MATQTASSSSSSSSSWKYDVFLSFCGVDTRKTFTDHLYTALKQKGIITFRDDEKLERGKYISAELLKAIEESKYAIVVLSPNYASSRWCLIELAKIVGCMKVIGLTVLPVFFHLDPSDVRNQMGTLVEAFAKHEKDPKVSTEDVQAWKGALKEVGNISGWHLHDRHESIVIQEILKSIFTELNCKFSSTDSKDLVGIDSRVKEMLDPYLNEGLSSVRFVGICGMGGMGKTTLAEEIYKKISSNFETSIFIANIREETKNQCLFSLQKQLLSKILMESKINIWDVREGVNLLRNRLRNKKVLIVLDDVDREEQLEALAGKHDWYGLGSRIIVTSRDSHLLRRHGMDDIYIAKGLNDDEALELFSCRAFKKPHPEENYGDLSKDFVNYANGLPLALKVLGSALFGRRMDAWKSARDKLKAELDSNIMDILQINFDGLMDTQKELFLHIACFFKGEDVYCIRDILESFGYYPDYNIDVLMDKCLITINEMGTLWMHDLLQEMGQEIVRRESPKEPGGRSRLWLYDDILHVLKNNTGTEVVEGIVLKKPIHKEEQLNAKAFSKIKKLRLLKIGNVQAPQGLIRGNVQLLQGQIKGNVQLPQGLKYLPNELHIIEWHGYPLKSMPTSFKPNKLVEFIMHCSNIKQLWKGTMNLDGLKLIDLSDSQNLIETPNLSGVPNLKQLILRHCTSLYKIHESLGNLKLLIRLDLNGCERLESFPHKINLESLEIFVLSGCSRLKKFPKIVGNMSRLSELYLNETDIKDLPLFVEHLTGLIKLDLGYCKNLSSLPDAICSLTSLKTLSLSGCSKLYKLPENLGNLEGLEELDLTETAIRELPSLNYLKVLHLHGCKELSPKSSNKFLSFPLMHGRRSPNPMAMLEHSLSGLWSLTDLDLSYCNLQAIPYILGSMSSLENLNLRGNNFVCLPKSIIELSKLQRLYLSGCTSLQSLPKLPLSIKAIDATECTSLETLSFRPEDDFHPEFCLLNCDKLIENQGYSDMLLTMSRRYFIKGLETSIESSR comes from the exons ATGGCCACTCAAACagcttcctcttcctcttcctcttcttcttcttggaaATATGATGTCTTCCTTAGTTTTTGCGGTGTTGACACCCGCAAGACTTTTACAGACCATCTCTATACTGCTTTGAAACAGAAAGGTATTATCACCTTTAGGGATGATGAGAAACTTGAGCGAGGAAAATATATTTCTGCAGAACTCTTGAAAGCAATAGAAGAGTCCAAGTATGCGATCGTTGTTCTCTCACCAAACTACGCTTCTTCAAGGTGGTGCTTGATTGAACTAGCAAAGATTGTTGGATGCATGAAGGTGATCGGGTTGACAGTTTTGCCAGTATTTTTCCATTTGGATCCCTCTGATGTACGGAACCAGATGGGAACTCTCGTTGAAGCCTTTgctaaacatgaaaaagatCCTAAGGTCAGCACTGAAGATGTACAAGCATGGAAAGGTGCTTTGAAAGAAGTGGGCAATATCTCCGGATGGCATTTACATGATAG ACATGAATCAATAGTTATCCAAGAAATTCTTAAAAGCATATTTACTGAATTGAATTGCAAATTCTCAAGTACTGATTCTAAGGACCTTGTTGGAATAGACTCCCGTGTGAAAGAAATGTTGGATCCATATTTGAATGAAGGGTTGAGTAGTGTTCGCTTTGTAGGGATTTGCGGGATGGGAGGAATGGGTAAAACAACTCTCGCAgaagaaatttataaaaaaatttctagtaaCTTTGAAACTAGCATCTTTATTGCTAATATTAGAGAAGAAACTAAAAATCAATGTCTATTTTCTTTACAGAAACAACTTCTTTCTAAAATCCTTATGGAAAGCAAGATAAACATATGGGATGTTCGTGAGGGAGTCAATCTTTTAAGGAACAGATTACGTAATAAGAaggttcttattgttcttgatgatgtggacAGAGAAGAACAACTAGAAGCATTAGCAGGGAAACATGATTGGTATGGTCTAGGGAGTAGAATTATTGTAACAAGTAGAGATAGCCATTTGTTGAGAAGACATGGAAtggatgatatatatatagctaaagGGTTGAATGATGATGAAGCTTTGGAGCTTTTTAGTTGTAGAGCTTTCAAGAAACCCCATCCTGAGGAAAATTATGGGGATTTGTCTAAGGATTTTGTGAATTATGCTAATGGCCTTCCTTTAGCACTTAAAGTATTAGGTTCTGCATTATTTGGTAGAAGAATGGATGCATGGAAGAGTGCTCGAGATAAACTAAAAGCAGAACTTGATAGCAACATTATGGATATActtcaaataaattttgatgggCTAATGGATACACAAAAGGAACTATTTTTacatattgcatgtttcttcaaAGGAGAGGATGTATATTGCATAAGAGATATACTAGAAAGTTTTGGTTACTATCCAGACTATAATATTGATGTTCTTATGGACAAATGTCTCATTACCATTAATGAAATGGGAACTTTGTGGATGCATGATTTGCTACAAGAAATGGGTCAAGAAATTGTTCGTCGTGAATCTCCTAAAGAGCCGGGTGGACGTAGTAGGTTGTGGCTGTATGACGATATCCTTCATGTGTTGAAGAATAATACA GGAACAGAGGTAGTTGAAGGCATAGTTCTAAAAAAACCTATTCATAAAGAGGAACAATTGAATGCTAAAGCCTtttcaaagataaaaaaattgagattgcttaaaattGGTAATGTGCAAGCTCCACAAGGCCTCATTAGAGGTAATGTGCAACTACTACAAGGCCAAATTAAAGGTAATGTGCAACTTCCACAAGGACTCAAATATCTCCCTAATGAGTTACACATTATAGAATGGCATGGATATCCTTTAAAATCTATGCCAACAAGTTTCAAACCAAACAAACTTGTTGAATTCATAATGCATTGCAGCAACATCAAACAACTGTGGAAAGGAACTATG AATTTAGATGGGTTAAAACTCATAGACTTGAGTGACTCTCAAAACTTGATTGAAACCCCGAACCTTAGTGGAGTCCCAAATCTTAAGCAACTAATTCTTCGACATTGCACAAGTTTGTATAAGATTCATGAATCTCTTGGAAATCTTAAATTGCTTATTCGATTGGATCTGAATGGTTGCGAACGCCTTGAAAGCTTTCCACACAAGATCAACTTGGAAtctcttgaaatttttgttctttctggTTGTTCAAGATTGAAGAAGTTTCCTAAGATTGTGGGAAATATGTCACGTTTGTCAGAGCTTTATTTGAACGAGACTGATATCAAAGATCTACCATTATTTGTGGAGCATTTAACTGGGCTTATTAAATTGGATTTAGGATACTGCAAAAACCTTTCAAGTCTTCCTGATGCCATTTGTAGTTTGACGTCTCTAAAAACTCTTAGTTTATCTGGATGCTCAAAACTTTACAAATTACCAGAGAACTTGGGGAATCTTGAAGGTTTGGAGGAGCTTGATCTAACTGAAACTGCTATAAGAGAGCTACCTTCCTTAAATTATCTAAAAGTACTACATCTACATGGATGTAAAGAGTTATCACCTAAATCATCAAATAAGTTCCTCAGTTTTCCTTTAATGCACGGAAGAAGAAGTCCAAATCCCATGGCTATGTTAGAGCATTCTTTATCAGGCTTATGGTCTTTGACCGATCTGGATCTAAGTTATTGCAATCTTCAAGCAATTCCTTATATTCTTGGCTCCATGTCAtctttagaaaatttaaatctaagaggaaataattttgtttgccTTCCTAAAAGCATCATTGAACTATCTAAACTGCAAAGGCTTTATTTGAGTGGTTGCACAAGTCTTCAATCATTGCCCAAGCTTCCATTAAGTATTAAAGCAATTGATGCAACAGAGTGTACCTCATTGGAAACATTATCATTCAGACCAGAAGATGATTTTCATCCAGAATTTTGTCTTCTCAATTGTGACAAATTGATTGAGAATCAAGGCTATAGTGACATGTTGTTAACAATGTCAAGACGTTATTTCAtcaag GGGCTGGAAACAAGCATTGAATCAAGTCGATGA
- the LOC115966086 gene encoding TMV resistance protein N-like isoform X1, whose translation MATQTASSSSSSSSSWKYDVFLSFCGVDTRKTFTDHLYTALKQKGIITFRDDEKLERGKYISAELLKAIEESKYAIVVLSPNYASSRWCLIELAKIVGCMKVIGLTVLPVFFHLDPSDVRNQMGTLVEAFAKHEKDPKVSTEDVQAWKGALKEVGNISGWHLHDRHESIVIQEILKSIFTELNCKFSSTDSKDLVGIDSRVKEMLDPYLNEGLSSVRFVGICGMGGMGKTTLAEEIYKKISSNFETSIFIANIREETKNQCLFSLQKQLLSKILMESKINIWDVREGVNLLRNRLRNKKVLIVLDDVDREEQLEALAGKHDWYGLGSRIIVTSRDSHLLRRHGMDDIYIAKGLNDDEALELFSCRAFKKPHPEENYGDLSKDFVNYANGLPLALKVLGSALFGRRMDAWKSARDKLKAELDSNIMDILQINFDGLMDTQKELFLHIACFFKGEDVYCIRDILESFGYYPDYNIDVLMDKCLITINEMGTLWMHDLLQEMGQEIVRRESPKEPGGRSRLWLYDDILHVLKNNTGTEVVEGIVLKKPIHKEEQLNAKAFSKIKKLRLLKIGNVQAPQGLIRGNVQLLQGQIKGNVQLPQGLKYLPNELHIIEWHGYPLKSMPTSFKPNKLVEFIMHCSNIKQLWKGTMQNLDGLKLIDLSDSQNLIETPNLSGVPNLKQLILRHCTSLYKIHESLGNLKLLIRLDLNGCERLESFPHKINLESLEIFVLSGCSRLKKFPKIVGNMSRLSELYLNETDIKDLPLFVEHLTGLIKLDLGYCKNLSSLPDAICSLTSLKTLSLSGCSKLYKLPENLGNLEGLEELDLTETAIRELPSLNYLKVLHLHGCKELSPKSSNKFLSFPLMHGRRSPNPMAMLEHSLSGLWSLTDLDLSYCNLQAIPYILGSMSSLENLNLRGNNFVCLPKSIIELSKLQRLYLSGCTSLQSLPKLPLSIKAIDATECTSLETLSFRPEDDFHPEFCLLNCDKLIENQGYSDMLLTMSRRYFIKGLETSIESSR comes from the exons ATGGCCACTCAAACagcttcctcttcctcttcctcttcttcttcttggaaATATGATGTCTTCCTTAGTTTTTGCGGTGTTGACACCCGCAAGACTTTTACAGACCATCTCTATACTGCTTTGAAACAGAAAGGTATTATCACCTTTAGGGATGATGAGAAACTTGAGCGAGGAAAATATATTTCTGCAGAACTCTTGAAAGCAATAGAAGAGTCCAAGTATGCGATCGTTGTTCTCTCACCAAACTACGCTTCTTCAAGGTGGTGCTTGATTGAACTAGCAAAGATTGTTGGATGCATGAAGGTGATCGGGTTGACAGTTTTGCCAGTATTTTTCCATTTGGATCCCTCTGATGTACGGAACCAGATGGGAACTCTCGTTGAAGCCTTTgctaaacatgaaaaagatCCTAAGGTCAGCACTGAAGATGTACAAGCATGGAAAGGTGCTTTGAAAGAAGTGGGCAATATCTCCGGATGGCATTTACATGATAG ACATGAATCAATAGTTATCCAAGAAATTCTTAAAAGCATATTTACTGAATTGAATTGCAAATTCTCAAGTACTGATTCTAAGGACCTTGTTGGAATAGACTCCCGTGTGAAAGAAATGTTGGATCCATATTTGAATGAAGGGTTGAGTAGTGTTCGCTTTGTAGGGATTTGCGGGATGGGAGGAATGGGTAAAACAACTCTCGCAgaagaaatttataaaaaaatttctagtaaCTTTGAAACTAGCATCTTTATTGCTAATATTAGAGAAGAAACTAAAAATCAATGTCTATTTTCTTTACAGAAACAACTTCTTTCTAAAATCCTTATGGAAAGCAAGATAAACATATGGGATGTTCGTGAGGGAGTCAATCTTTTAAGGAACAGATTACGTAATAAGAaggttcttattgttcttgatgatgtggacAGAGAAGAACAACTAGAAGCATTAGCAGGGAAACATGATTGGTATGGTCTAGGGAGTAGAATTATTGTAACAAGTAGAGATAGCCATTTGTTGAGAAGACATGGAAtggatgatatatatatagctaaagGGTTGAATGATGATGAAGCTTTGGAGCTTTTTAGTTGTAGAGCTTTCAAGAAACCCCATCCTGAGGAAAATTATGGGGATTTGTCTAAGGATTTTGTGAATTATGCTAATGGCCTTCCTTTAGCACTTAAAGTATTAGGTTCTGCATTATTTGGTAGAAGAATGGATGCATGGAAGAGTGCTCGAGATAAACTAAAAGCAGAACTTGATAGCAACATTATGGATATActtcaaataaattttgatgggCTAATGGATACACAAAAGGAACTATTTTTacatattgcatgtttcttcaaAGGAGAGGATGTATATTGCATAAGAGATATACTAGAAAGTTTTGGTTACTATCCAGACTATAATATTGATGTTCTTATGGACAAATGTCTCATTACCATTAATGAAATGGGAACTTTGTGGATGCATGATTTGCTACAAGAAATGGGTCAAGAAATTGTTCGTCGTGAATCTCCTAAAGAGCCGGGTGGACGTAGTAGGTTGTGGCTGTATGACGATATCCTTCATGTGTTGAAGAATAATACA GGAACAGAGGTAGTTGAAGGCATAGTTCTAAAAAAACCTATTCATAAAGAGGAACAATTGAATGCTAAAGCCTtttcaaagataaaaaaattgagattgcttaaaattGGTAATGTGCAAGCTCCACAAGGCCTCATTAGAGGTAATGTGCAACTACTACAAGGCCAAATTAAAGGTAATGTGCAACTTCCACAAGGACTCAAATATCTCCCTAATGAGTTACACATTATAGAATGGCATGGATATCCTTTAAAATCTATGCCAACAAGTTTCAAACCAAACAAACTTGTTGAATTCATAATGCATTGCAGCAACATCAAACAACTGTGGAAAGGAACTATG CAGAATTTAGATGGGTTAAAACTCATAGACTTGAGTGACTCTCAAAACTTGATTGAAACCCCGAACCTTAGTGGAGTCCCAAATCTTAAGCAACTAATTCTTCGACATTGCACAAGTTTGTATAAGATTCATGAATCTCTTGGAAATCTTAAATTGCTTATTCGATTGGATCTGAATGGTTGCGAACGCCTTGAAAGCTTTCCACACAAGATCAACTTGGAAtctcttgaaatttttgttctttctggTTGTTCAAGATTGAAGAAGTTTCCTAAGATTGTGGGAAATATGTCACGTTTGTCAGAGCTTTATTTGAACGAGACTGATATCAAAGATCTACCATTATTTGTGGAGCATTTAACTGGGCTTATTAAATTGGATTTAGGATACTGCAAAAACCTTTCAAGTCTTCCTGATGCCATTTGTAGTTTGACGTCTCTAAAAACTCTTAGTTTATCTGGATGCTCAAAACTTTACAAATTACCAGAGAACTTGGGGAATCTTGAAGGTTTGGAGGAGCTTGATCTAACTGAAACTGCTATAAGAGAGCTACCTTCCTTAAATTATCTAAAAGTACTACATCTACATGGATGTAAAGAGTTATCACCTAAATCATCAAATAAGTTCCTCAGTTTTCCTTTAATGCACGGAAGAAGAAGTCCAAATCCCATGGCTATGTTAGAGCATTCTTTATCAGGCTTATGGTCTTTGACCGATCTGGATCTAAGTTATTGCAATCTTCAAGCAATTCCTTATATTCTTGGCTCCATGTCAtctttagaaaatttaaatctaagaggaaataattttgtttgccTTCCTAAAAGCATCATTGAACTATCTAAACTGCAAAGGCTTTATTTGAGTGGTTGCACAAGTCTTCAATCATTGCCCAAGCTTCCATTAAGTATTAAAGCAATTGATGCAACAGAGTGTACCTCATTGGAAACATTATCATTCAGACCAGAAGATGATTTTCATCCAGAATTTTGTCTTCTCAATTGTGACAAATTGATTGAGAATCAAGGCTATAGTGACATGTTGTTAACAATGTCAAGACGTTATTTCAtcaag GGGCTGGAAACAAGCATTGAATCAAGTCGATGA